The DNA region TCCGGGTCCCCCTTGTACCCCAACGGGACCGGTCCGCGCTGGGCCAGCCAGCCGTTGCCGTCATGGCCGGGGGCCAGCACGCCGCTGAAATCCTCGGCGATGACGCAGGTATCGGGTCCCGGCTTGAAGGTGCCGGTGGACACCGCGCCCGGCGCCGACATGTGCGTCATCTGCGCGCCGGTCTCCGACGAGCCGACGCCGTCGATCACGATCAGCCCCGGCTTGAGGTCGATCAGCCGCTGCTTGGTGGTCGGGGTCAGCAACGCGCCGCCGTTGGCGACGACGTTGAGCGAGGAGACATCGACCCCGCCGCGTTCGATGGCATCGGCAAGCGGGCGGGCCATCGCATCGCCGACCACGGTGATCACCCCCGCCCGGTGGCGGGCGATCTCACCGAGCACGACGTCGGCATCCAGGCGGTTCGGCACTTGCGAGAACAGCACCGTCTGGCCGGTGGTCAACGCGGTCATCACCCCCCATTGTGCGGCCCCGTGCATCAGCGGCGGCAGGATCAGCAACGTCATGCCGGGGTTGGCGCGGGCCTTCTCGACGATCTCCTCGATCGATTCGCAGGTGTGCCCGCTGTAGAGGTCGCGCCCGCCGAACGAGGCCACGAAGATGTCATGTTGCCGCCACAGCACGCCCTTGGGCATCCCGGTCGTGCCGCCGGTATAGAGCACGTACAGATCGTCCGGGTCGGCGTGTACGGGTGGGGCCGCGGACGGCACCGAGGCCAGCGCCTCGTTGTAATCCACTGCGCCGTCCAGCAGTTCGTTGCCGGACTGGTCGGGGATCTGGATGAGCACGCGCAGCCGAGGCAGCTCGGACCGGATCTCGGCGACCCGCGGCGCGAACTCGGCGTGGTAGAGCAGCGCGGTGGCGCCGGCATCGGCGAGCAGGTATTGCAGTTCGTTCTTGACGTAGCGGAAGTTGACGTTGAACGGGGCGACCCGGGCCCGGAACGCGCCGAGCATGCCCTCGACGTACTCGGGCCCGTTGTGGGCGTAGATGCCGAGCAGGTCCTGGCCGGCCTGGTGTCCGGCGAGTTCAGGCCGCGGCGTATGGCAACCCAGGCCCTGCGCGTGCAGATAGGAGGCCAACCGATTGGAGCGCTGCGCCACCTCGGCGTGGGTGTAGCTGCGATCGCCCTGGATGAGCAGGGGCCGGTCCGGGATCGCCGCCGCGATCGCATCGGCCACTGCGGGAACTGTGAATTGCATCGGTGCTCCGTACAAGTCGGGCTGGTCAGTAACGCTGCCAGCTATCGATCAGGGCATCGGTGGTGGTCACCGTGGACAGCAGGGACAAGGTGTTGTCGATGATCGCCGCGCCGTACTCGGTCGGGATGCCGGCCACCGCGTCGCGGGGCAGCACCACCCGGTAGCCGGCGTTGACGGCGTCCATCACCAGGTTGGGGATGGCGACGTTGAGCGAGACGCCGACCGCGACAATGGTGCGCACCCCGAGGTTGCGCAGGATCGCGTCGAGATCGGTGCCGCCCATCGGACCCAGCCCGTGCCAGCGCTGCAACACCAGATCGGTTGGCTCCGGCCCGAACTCGTCGAGCAGGGCGGCGCCGGCGCTGCCCGGGGCGATGTCGACGTCGTTGCGGCCGAGCGCGAACAGCTTCGCGTTGTGGTTGGAACCCCGTCCGTCGGCGCGGCGTTGCACCAGGCAGTGCACCACCTCGGCGCCCGCGGCGCGCGCCACCGGCAACAGCCGGGCGATGTTGGGCAGCGCCTCGCGACGGGCCTCCTCGGCCAGCATGGCCAGACCGGCCGCCGGCCCGACCACCGCACCCTGCAATTCCTGGGTGATGACCGCGGTGTGACCGGGCGCGACGAGATCCGCGAGCGGTTCGCGGGTCATGCGGGGGCGTCGTAGAACTGTTTTGCCCACTTGCGCATGGCCATATAGGGTTTGGCGTCGATCTTGGCCAGCGGCGGATTCTCGACGTACTTCTGATGGCGCCAGATGTCGCAGTCCTCCCACACGGTCTTGAGGTACTGCCGCTCGACCTTGGCGCGGACGTGCTCGGGCGGGACGTCAGAGGTCTCGCCGGGTTCCTTGGGCCACCAGATGGAGTAGAACATGTCGGAAACCTCGTCGTCGACCGGCGTGCACGCGAAGATCAGCCGGTGATTGGACGAGCCCTCGAATGCGCTCATCGCGAAGCCGAGTCCGGAGAAGTGGCTGTGGATGCGCAGCGCCATCGCGTCCGGGTCGTCGCTGCGCGCATCGGGCCAGCCGGTGAGGAACCGCCATTCTTGATCCTCGTGCTCCCAATGGAGACAGACCGGAGTCACCGTGGCCTTGTGCACATAGCGGAAATGTGAACTGTCGGGACCGTTCTCGGCGACGATCTGCGGGTGCACCGGGATGGCGTCGGCGCGGCTGGAGAACTCCGGGTACGGGCGGTAGTAGGCCTCCGGGTCGGTCTCGAACTGCGGGAACTTGTGAAAGATGTCGGGCAGTTCCCACCGCGGCGGCTCACCTTGGGGCTGGTACCACATGAAGATGCAGCCGTACTGTTCCCGGACCGGGTACGAGCGCAGCTTCAGGCCGCGGTTGGGCCGGTCGGGCTGATACGGAATGTAGGTGTTGTCGCCCTGCGGGCCCCACCGCCAGCCATGGAACGGGCACTCGACGCAGTCGCCGACCACCTTGCCGCCGTGACCGATGTGCGCACCCAGATGTTTGCAGTGCGCCTCCAGCAGGTGCAACTCGCCGGATTCGTCGCGGTAGGCCGCCAGATCCTCCCCGAAGAACTTCAGTGCCTTGACGTCGCCGACTTCGAATTCGGCCGACCACCCGATCATGAACCACCCGGTGACTTTCCAGGTGAACGGCACTTTCATCGGGGCACCCCTTCTTACGCACGGAAGTTACGGAATAGATTACAGTAGCTGTTTCCGGAGGTCTATCAAGGAGGCAGCGCAGGATGACCGAACCGCAAGCCACGGACCCGCGTGACGAGATCGAGGCGATCCGCCGACTCAAGGCGCAATACTGCCGCTTCCTCGACACCCGCGATATCCCGGCCTGGCGTGGGCTTTTCGCCCCCGATGTCGTCGTCACCCTGGATCTGGCGGTGTCCACCGGGGGTGCCGATCCGCAGACGATGCCGCCGCTGGAAGGCCTCGAGGCGTTCGAACCGGTGGTGCTCGGTGGCATCGCCGACGCCGCGACCGTGCACCACTGCCACACCCCCGAGATCGACCTGACCTCCGCGACCACCGCCACCGGCATCTGGGCCATGGCGGACCTGCTGGTGTGGGAAGGACGGGAACTGCACGGGGCCGGGCACTACCACGAGACTTATGAAAAGCGCGACGGCCGATGGCTGATCAAAACCCTGCACCTGACCCGGACGATGCTCAAGTTCACGGAGTCGGCATGAGCGAGCAACGCTACGACGCGCTGGTCATCGGTGCCGGCTTCTCCGGGCTGTACATGCTGCACAGGCTGCGCGGCCTCGGACTCTCGGTGATCGCGGTGGAGGCCGGGGAAAACGTCGGCGGCACTTGGTTGTTCAACCGCTATCCTGGGGCGCGCTGCGACATCGAGAGCATCGAGTACTCCTACAGCTTCTCCGAGGAGATCCAGCAGGAGTGGGTGTGGACCGAAACCATGCCCGCCCAAAAGGAGATCGAGGCCTACCTGAACTTCGTCGCCGACAGACTCGACCTGCGCGGCGACATCCGGATGGACACCCGGGTGACCGCGATGGCCTTCGACGCCGAGGACGCCGCGTGGCGGATCGACACCGACACCGGCGCCCGTTTCGTCGCCTCCTACGTGGTGGCGGCCTCGGGCATCCTGTCGGTCCCGCTGGAACCGGACTACCCCGGCATGGACTCGTTCGACGGCGCGTCGCTGTACACCGCGAGTTGGCCCAAGGCCGGCTTCGACCTGACCGGTAAGCGCGTCGGGGTCATCGGCACCGGATCCACCGGCGTGCAACTGATCCCGACCGTTGCTCGAGAGGCCGCGCACCTCACGGTGTTTCAGCGCTCGGCGGCCTACACCCTGCCCTGGGCGGTGCGCCGACTCGACGCCGGTGAACTCGATGCGCTCAAGGCGTCCTATCCCGAGATCCGCGCCGCGCAGCGCGAACATCCCGTCGGTGCGGCCCGGTTGAGCGCCTTCTCGCTGCTGCTCGACATGCTGGCCCGCCCGCCGATCAAGTCCGCGACCCGCGCGGAACAACTGCGCGCCATCGACGAGCACGGCGTCATGGGGGCGCTCAACTGGGGCGACGTGTTCTTCGATATCGAGGCCAATCAGATGGCCGCCCGGCTCTACGGCGAAGCGATCGCGCGCATCGTGCAGGATCCGACGACCGCGGCCGCGCTGGTACCCACCCACCCGTTCGGCTGCAAGCGCCCGATCATCGACCAGGGCTACTACGAGACCTTCAACCGCGACAACGTCACGCTGGTGGACCTGCGCTCCGACCCGATCCGGGCGTTGACGCCGACCGGGATCGCGACTGCGCGCGTTGAGCACGAACTCGACGTGATCATCTATGCCACCGGTTTCGACGCCATGACCGGAGCCTTGAGCCGGATCGACATCACCGGCCGCGACGGCGCCTCGTTGCGGCAGGTCTGGCAGGACGACGGCCCCACGTCGTATCTCGGGTTGGCGGTCGCGGGATTTCCCAACCTGTTCATCATCCAGGCGCCCGGCAGCCCGTCGGCCGCGACGAATTTCGTTGCGGCGCTGGAGCAACACGTCGAATGGATCGGCGAGTGCATCGACTACCTACGGGTCAACGGCCACCGCACGATCGAGGCCCGGCCGGAGGCGCAACGGGACTGGATCGAGCACACCACCTCGCTGGTGGAGCCGACGGTGCTGGCCCACCCGAGCTGCAACTCGTGGTACAACGGTGCGAATGTGCCCGGCAAGAGGCGCCGTTACATGGCCTACACCGCAGGGATTCCCGAGTACCGGCGGCGCTGCGACGAGATCGCCGCCACCGGCTATCCCGGCTTCGAACTGGCCTGACCGCATGCGACCCCAGGAACGCCTCACGACCATCGTCCGGGAACTCGCGCGCGTGCTGCCCCGATCGGTGGCGGTGCTTTCGGACGCCGAGGGCCCCTCGACGCTCTCGCCGCGGGGGCTGCGCCAACTCGGCGAGGTCGCCTTGGATGAACTCGTGGTCACCGGGATGACGCTGACCGCGGCGCCGCCGGGCGTGCCGGCCGGGGTGTCCAGCTATGCGGCAACCGCCGCGGAACTGACCGCGCTCGGCCGGGCGGATTCCTACCTGAAGCCAAATCCGTTGCTGGTGAGCGCGATCAGGCGTCGGCTGGCCGGACGATTCGCGTTCGAGGAACTGAGCTATGACCACGACCCGCGGCTGCCGCAGTGCCTGAGCCACATTGGCGGGTCCGCGACCGCGGTGTGCCATCTGGTGCGCCACCGCGGTGGTCCGCGGCCCTGGCTGGTGTGGGTGCACGGTGCCGGGCAGGGCGGGCTGTCGGACTTCGCGGTCGCGCGGGTCGGCCGGATCCATCGCGAGCTCGGCTACAACGTCGCATTGCCCGTTCAACCCGGTCATGGCAGCCGTCGGCACCGGTGGCCGACCTACCCCGACACCGATCCGGTGGCCAATGTCGCGGGCATGATGCGCACGGTCTCCGAGGTTCGCGCGTTGATCCGGTGGCTCCAGCCGCAGGCCACCACGATCGCGCTGGCCGGGCTGTCGCTGGGCAGCGGGGTCGCCGCGCTGGTGGCGGGCCTGGAGGAGGTGGACGGCGTCGCGCTGTACACGCCGATCCTGGGCCTCAACGCGATGATCGCCAACCATCTGCACCGCTGGGGCGGCGCGGCCGACGAGGTCGGCACGGTACTGGGGTCGCCGGCGGTCACGGAGCTGACCGCGGTGATCGATCCGCTGACGGCCGACCCGCTGCCGCCGCCGCAGCGGCGCTTGATCGTCGGTGCCTGGCATGACCAGATGGCGATGCGAGCGCCCGCGTTGGCGATGCACGAACGCTGGGGCGGCGAATTATATTGGCACGACGGCGGTCACGTCGGGCACCTGTTCTCCGGGAAGGTGCAGCGAGTGACCGAACGGTTCCTGCGCGCAGTGGCCGCGGGTGAGTCACGGTGAGGGTGATCGCATGAGGACCGCGCGCGAGGTGGTGGAGCTCTACAACCTGGAACTGTGGAACAACGCCCGGTTCGAGTTGGCCGACGAGATCATCGCCGACACCATGGTGCGCCACGAGGTCGGCGCCTCCCGCATCCTGACCCGGGCCGAGGCGCGCCAACGCGTCGAGGACACCTGGGCCATGTTCGACAACCTCACCTTCGTGCTGAACACCGTGATCGCCAGCGACGACGGCGAGCATGTCTCGATCGTGTACGACTCCACGCTGACCAATAAGGACGGGTCGACGATCGAGATCGCCAGCATCGAGGTGTTCAAGGTGGTCGAGGGGCGGATCACCGATGTGTGGAACTGTGGCTACGGACAAGGAGTGTGGGCATGACCGAACGCGTGCTGGACGAACTGGGTTACTACCTGCTGGCCGGCGCCGGCGGCGAGGGGCCGGCCACCCTGATGGACGAGGCCCGCCAGGGTGAGGAGATGGGTTTCGGGACGGCATTCATCTCGGAGCGGTGGAACGTCAAGGAGGCGTCCTCGCTGACCGGTGCCGCGTGCGCGGTGACCACCCGGATGCAGATCGCCACCGCCGCCACCAACCACAACACCCGTCATCCGCTGATCACCGGGTCGTGGGCGACCACCATGCACCGGCTGTCGCGGGGTCGCTTCACGTTGGGCCTCGGGCGCGGCATCGCGGCGATGTACAACGCCTTCGGGGTGCCGGCGGTGAC from Mycolicibacterium sp. MU0053 includes:
- a CDS encoding acyl-CoA synthetase, which produces MQFTVPAVADAIAAAIPDRPLLIQGDRSYTHAEVAQRSNRLASYLHAQGLGCHTPRPELAGHQAGQDLLGIYAHNGPEYVEGMLGAFRARVAPFNVNFRYVKNELQYLLADAGATALLYHAEFAPRVAEIRSELPRLRVLIQIPDQSGNELLDGAVDYNEALASVPSAAPPVHADPDDLYVLYTGGTTGMPKGVLWRQHDIFVASFGGRDLYSGHTCESIEEIVEKARANPGMTLLILPPLMHGAAQWGVMTALTTGQTVLFSQVPNRLDADVVLGEIARHRAGVITVVGDAMARPLADAIERGGVDVSSLNVVANGGALLTPTTKQRLIDLKPGLIVIDGVGSSETGAQMTHMSAPGAVSTGTFKPGPDTCVIAEDFSGVLAPGHDGNGWLAQRGPVPLGYKGDPEKTARTFPVVDGLRYAIPGDRARHLADGNVHLLGDSVTINSGGEKIFAEEVETALASHPAVLDVVVAGRPSDRWGQEVVAVVALAPGEAVAADELIAHAGTTLARYKLPKAVVFRPVIERSPAGKADYRWAKEQAAQG
- a CDS encoding cysteine hydrolase — translated: MTREPLADLVAPGHTAVITQELQGAVVGPAAGLAMLAEEARREALPNIARLLPVARAAGAEVVHCLVQRRADGRGSNHNAKLFALGRNDVDIAPGSAGAALLDEFGPEPTDLVLQRWHGLGPMGGTDLDAILRNLGVRTIVAVGVSLNVAIPNLVMDAVNAGYRVVLPRDAVAGIPTEYGAAIIDNTLSLLSTVTTTDALIDSWQRY
- a CDS encoding Rieske 2Fe-2S domain-containing protein, whose product is MKVPFTWKVTGWFMIGWSAEFEVGDVKALKFFGEDLAAYRDESGELHLLEAHCKHLGAHIGHGGKVVGDCVECPFHGWRWGPQGDNTYIPYQPDRPNRGLKLRSYPVREQYGCIFMWYQPQGEPPRWELPDIFHKFPQFETDPEAYYRPYPEFSSRADAIPVHPQIVAENGPDSSHFRYVHKATVTPVCLHWEHEDQEWRFLTGWPDARSDDPDAMALRIHSHFSGLGFAMSAFEGSSNHRLIFACTPVDDEVSDMFYSIWWPKEPGETSDVPPEHVRAKVERQYLKTVWEDCDIWRHQKYVENPPLAKIDAKPYMAMRKWAKQFYDAPA
- a CDS encoding nuclear transport factor 2 family protein; protein product: MTEPQATDPRDEIEAIRRLKAQYCRFLDTRDIPAWRGLFAPDVVVTLDLAVSTGGADPQTMPPLEGLEAFEPVVLGGIADAATVHHCHTPEIDLTSATTATGIWAMADLLVWEGRELHGAGHYHETYEKRDGRWLIKTLHLTRTMLKFTESA
- a CDS encoding flavin-containing monooxygenase, whose translation is MSEQRYDALVIGAGFSGLYMLHRLRGLGLSVIAVEAGENVGGTWLFNRYPGARCDIESIEYSYSFSEEIQQEWVWTETMPAQKEIEAYLNFVADRLDLRGDIRMDTRVTAMAFDAEDAAWRIDTDTGARFVASYVVAASGILSVPLEPDYPGMDSFDGASLYTASWPKAGFDLTGKRVGVIGTGSTGVQLIPTVAREAAHLTVFQRSAAYTLPWAVRRLDAGELDALKASYPEIRAAQREHPVGAARLSAFSLLLDMLARPPIKSATRAEQLRAIDEHGVMGALNWGDVFFDIEANQMAARLYGEAIARIVQDPTTAAALVPTHPFGCKRPIIDQGYYETFNRDNVTLVDLRSDPIRALTPTGIATARVEHELDVIIYATGFDAMTGALSRIDITGRDGASLRQVWQDDGPTSYLGLAVAGFPNLFIIQAPGSPSAATNFVAALEQHVEWIGECIDYLRVNGHRTIEARPEAQRDWIEHTTSLVEPTVLAHPSCNSWYNGANVPGKRRRYMAYTAGIPEYRRRCDEIAATGYPGFELA
- a CDS encoding alpha/beta fold hydrolase, whose product is MRPQERLTTIVRELARVLPRSVAVLSDAEGPSTLSPRGLRQLGEVALDELVVTGMTLTAAPPGVPAGVSSYAATAAELTALGRADSYLKPNPLLVSAIRRRLAGRFAFEELSYDHDPRLPQCLSHIGGSATAVCHLVRHRGGPRPWLVWVHGAGQGGLSDFAVARVGRIHRELGYNVALPVQPGHGSRRHRWPTYPDTDPVANVAGMMRTVSEVRALIRWLQPQATTIALAGLSLGSGVAALVAGLEEVDGVALYTPILGLNAMIANHLHRWGGAADEVGTVLGSPAVTELTAVIDPLTADPLPPPQRRLIVGAWHDQMAMRAPALAMHERWGGELYWHDGGHVGHLFSGKVQRVTERFLRAVAAGESR
- a CDS encoding ester cyclase, with product MRTAREVVELYNLELWNNARFELADEIIADTMVRHEVGASRILTRAEARQRVEDTWAMFDNLTFVLNTVIASDDGEHVSIVYDSTLTNKDGSTIEIASIEVFKVVEGRITDVWNCGYGQGVWA